atggggaaatgcttaggaaatcagaaacacaaagggacttggaagtcattgttcaagattctcttaaagttaacgtgcaggttcagttggcagttaggaaggcaaatgcaatgttagcattcatgtcgataggcctagaatacaagggcagggatATATTTCTGAGGCTGCGGAAGGCTCTGGTCAGTCCCCATTTGgactattgtgagcagttttggtccccatatctaaggaaggatgtgctggctttggaaaaggtccagaggaggttcacaagaatgatccctggaatgaagagcttgttctaTGAGGAACAGttcagactctgggtctgtactcattggagtttataaggatgaggggggatcttattgaaacttacaggatactgcgaggcctggatagagtggacgtggagagaatgtttccactagtaggaacagCTAGaaatagagggcacaacctcagactaaagggccgatcctttaaaacagagaggaggaggaatttcttcagccagagagtggtgaatctgtggaactctttgctgcagaaggctgtggaggtcaggacattgactgtctttaagacagagatagataggttcttgattaatgaggggatcagggattatggggaaaaggcaggagaatggggatgagaaaaatatcagccatgattgaatggcggagcagactcgatgggccgagtggcctaattctgttactgtgtcttatggtctaatgagtTGAGACTGGGGTGGCGTCGGACGAtgtcactgaggtggaaatagacagtcttgatgatgatgtggctggaagctcatcctggagtgaaatatttcaccatggttgtgaacagcctggttccggCTCCgacagggagtggagtttgtcgtggggactgaagacaatgggttcagacttcccagtatttatatgggtgaAGCTTCTGTTCTCTTAgtcctggatgtcagacaagtcaggatggtgtgtgggttggaggggaacttggagctgatggtgctaaccactgtgccaccgtgccgcagaatgctaaatggaatgagagagagagagtgtatgtgtgaggggcgtgggtggagatttaaagaatgttccatagaaactacaattgtctgttttgaatttctatcatgtgctgacagtgatgatttttgtaaactcctttcagtggatattggaaggagaggttttgactggaaaagcactgagattctcacacccgtatcagagtgttccagtgcactgattgtggagagacacaaggactccgacaccatggagaaaccatggaaatgtggagactgtgggaagggattcagagccccatctgaggtggaatctcatcgacgcagtcacaccggggagagaccgttcatatgctccacttgtgggaagggattcaatcattcatcgaatctgctgagacaccagtgaattcacactgaggaggggctagtcacctgctcacagtgtgggaagggagtcagagattcatccaccctgcggagggaggggggggggggaagagcaagggggggaaaggagcgggggggagagcagggggggatagagcggggaagggggagcagggggggaatAGAGCGGGGGGAAAGgagcgggggggagagcagggggggatagagcggggggaaaagagcagagggggggaaaggagcagggggagaaaGTATAGAATTTGTGtttcggaagtcggatcaaaaactgaagagacacaggtttctccgaAAGCCGCCTTTATTGTATCGGAGGAGAGATCGCAAGACCATGCACATCCAGCATGGGTTTgtgagtctctgtctggcttacaaaacagtttcagttatacacgacagagatacatccacatacttctgttagccaataagggcatagctgtaatgttacattttgattagattactttcaagaacaaaagacgatagccacgtaaggacatggctattaaagtttctgattagattactttcaaggacAAAAGGCCAATTGATAAGGCCCTGCCCTCtgaagccagaaccacaattacctatcAGCAGTTTCTTTCacgtgatcattagtttcgcttgtcgccctcgcctcaggccctttccaaaaccagtttatccctcaactgatttctagttacgcatcccaattttaacccttttctcttctcaatctaccttatacacattctcaaaagagcaagggggggaaaggagcaggggggggggggggcgggcgggagagcaagattgagagagagaaagattgagagagaaagattgacagagagagagagagaaagattgagagagaaagaatccaacccctgtaatcacttgttggtgtctctgcaggttggatgaccgattgaatcccttcccacacacagagcaggtgaacggtctctccccggtgtgaactcgttggtgtctccacCGTGTGGATGACctcctaaacctctttgtgcagtgagagcagctaaacGGTCTCACGTcagtgtgaatgggttggtggtTCATCAGTTCCTGAgggcttttgaagccactcccacagtcagagcatttaaagggtctgtcttgggtgtgagtgaccttgtggctcaacaggttgggcaactgagtgaatcccttcccacacacagagcagatgtacGGTCTCTCTCTGGCATGAACCCGTTGGTGTGTCAACAGATTGTTAACCGAGTGAActctttcccacagtcagagcaggtgaatggcctctccccggtgtgaactcgctggtgtacccgcaggctggatgaccttctaaacctgtttgtgctgtgagagcagctgaacggtctctcctcactgtgaatgcgctggtgggacaccagttccccagagcttttgaagctactcccacagtcagagcatttaaagggtctctcctggatgtgagtgagattgtgtttcagcaggttggataactgactgaatcccttcccacagacacagcaggtgaatgtctctctccagtgtgactgcgccgatgagtttccagtgcagatgggaacctgaatcctttcccacagtccccacatttacacaatttctccatggtgcgggtgtccttgtgactctccaggcttgacaatcagttcagttacaacataacatgggtgcggtctctctgctgcaatgtattttcaggctgtttaactggttaaagttcttcccacagtcactcaggtgtgtgcatgtttcagtgtgtgtgtgtctcggtgcttttccagtcacactgatgtttaaaatctcctgaagcag
This DNA window, taken from Mustelus asterias unplaced genomic scaffold, sMusAst1.hap1.1 HAP1_SCAFFOLD_42, whole genome shotgun sequence, encodes the following:
- the LOC144482807 gene encoding uncharacterized protein LOC144482807 isoform X2 translates to MNHQPIHTDVRPFSCSHCTKRFRRSSTRWRHQRVHTGERPFTCSVCGKGFNRSSNLQRHQQDIGSGGLVDRKLKRTS